The following are encoded together in the Picrophilus oshimae DSM 9789 genome:
- a CDS encoding AbrB/MazE/SpoVT family DNA-binding domain-containing protein, which produces MEKKMKVGPKGQVVIPKDIRNITGIKENTEVIVSLKDDKIIIKPAKPLTESYSKYYTSTYSKKLKDYIDINKMLDEEYGRNILH; this is translated from the coding sequence GTGGAGAAAAAAATGAAAGTCGGCCCAAAGGGCCAGGTCGTTATACCAAAGGATATACGAAACATAACAGGAATAAAGGAGAATACAGAGGTTATAGTATCATTAAAGGACGATAAAATAATAATTAAACCGGCAAAACCACTGACTGAAAGCTATTCTAAATATTACACTTCAACGTATTCCAAAAAATTAAAGGATTACATTGATATAAATAAAATGCTGGATGAAGAATATGGCAGAAACATTTTACATTGA
- a CDS encoding type IV toxin-antitoxin system AbiEi family antitoxin domain-containing protein, with product MKYNSMQDILIELSSHKKIFTIKDVAKIMNKSSKYVSKLLSSNKYVKRIERGKYYINIGNQIDFYEIASNIVYPSYISLFSAFEYYSITDQIIKKYSVISIKRHRNIELEKNLIEFNFIKKERFFGYKKINNIYIATPEKAFIDSIYYKNPEFSYVEESFNRAMRSKLIDVKKLIEYSERMDLPALKNKVVLLIKNYRSGRND from the coding sequence ATGAAATATAATAGTATGCAGGATATTTTAATTGAGCTTTCGAGCCATAAAAAAATATTCACGATAAAAGATGTAGCAAAAATAATGAACAAATCCAGTAAATATGTCTCAAAATTATTATCATCAAATAAATATGTTAAAAGAATAGAGCGGGGGAAATATTATATTAATATTGGCAACCAGATAGATTTTTATGAAATCGCTTCCAACATAGTTTATCCATCATACATTAGCCTTTTTTCTGCATTTGAGTATTACTCAATTACCGACCAGATTATAAAAAAATATAGCGTAATATCTATTAAGAGGCACAGAAATATAGAACTGGAAAAAAATTTAATAGAATTTAATTTTATAAAAAAGGAAAGATTTTTTGGATATAAAAAAATAAATAATATATACATTGCAACTCCTGAAAAAGCCTTTATAGATTCAATATATTATAAGAACCCCGAATTTTCTTATGTGGAGGAATCTTTCAATAGGGCCATGAGGTCTAAATTAATTGATGTTAAAAAATTAATAGAATATTCAGAAAGAATGGATTTACCGGCTTTAAAAAATAAAGTCGTATTACTGATTAAAAATTACAGGAGTGGAAGAAATGATTGA
- a CDS encoding type II toxin-antitoxin system VapC family toxin produces MAETFYIDSNVFIFPVIYDNEKAIKATEILNKIENKEIIAYTSVLTWDEVVYIVNKIMGKADSVSTGKKFLNYPNLRFISVDINIIARAQKIVEDYNIKPRDAIHISSALSKNIHNIISDDSDFDFVHLINRIKLE; encoded by the coding sequence ATGGCAGAAACATTTTACATTGACTCAAATGTTTTTATATTTCCAGTTATATATGATAACGAGAAGGCTATAAAAGCAACCGAGATTTTAAATAAAATAGAAAATAAAGAAATTATTGCATACACATCGGTTTTGACATGGGATGAGGTCGTCTATATTGTTAATAAGATAATGGGAAAAGCAGATTCGGTATCCACTGGTAAAAAGTTTTTAAATTATCCAAATTTAAGATTTATCAGTGTAGATATAAATATAATTGCAAGGGCACAGAAAATAGTAGAAGATTATAATATAAAGCCCAGGGATGCAATTCACATATCAAGTGCACTCTCAAAAAATATACATAATATTATATCTGATGATTCAGATTTTGATTTTGTTCATTTAATTAATAGAATAAAATTAGAATAG
- a CDS encoding DUF4143 domain-containing protein, translating to MYKSVKNTMLLPVKSIQRYTEYIESSGLIFFTRKFSYSLNEQENSPKKVYSIDNAFSYYFGYNFMENKGKFIENTIAQEFIRLKNIIPLLELYYYRGNTYEIDFIVKIKNFIIPVQSSYIINENNIKREVKGIIDFSEKFKIKSGIVINSNISGDKYYDGIKIRFIKLHDWLLNSYNYIIDHEGIENKLQ from the coding sequence ATATATAAATCAGTAAAAAATACAATGTTACTGCCCGTAAAATCAATTCAGAGATATACTGAGTATATAGAATCCTCTGGCCTGATATTTTTCACAAGGAAATTTTCATATTCATTAAATGAACAGGAAAACAGCCCAAAAAAGGTTTATTCCATCGACAATGCATTTTCATATTATTTTGGGTATAATTTCATGGAAAATAAGGGCAAATTCATAGAAAATACCATTGCACAGGAATTTATAAGATTAAAAAACATCATTCCATTGCTGGAATTATATTATTACAGGGGAAATACCTATGAAATAGATTTTATAGTAAAAATAAAAAATTTCATAATTCCGGTTCAGTCAAGTTACATAATTAATGAAAATAATATTAAAAGGGAAGTAAAGGGTATAATAGATTTTTCAGAGAAGTTCAAAATTAAATCTGGGATTGTTATAAATTCTAATATCAGCGGTGATAAATATTATGATGGTATTAAAATTAGATTTATAAAATTACACGACTGGCTTCTAAATTCATATAATTATATAATAGACCATGAAGGCATTGAAAACAAACTGCAATAA
- a CDS encoding nucleotidyl transferase AbiEii/AbiGii toxin family protein — MIDEKTLMQYSYRFQDIRQLEKDYLLTLLLYEIYNEFNDELIFKGGTSLKYFYNLNRFSEDLDFSYLSKKHSLKSIYAKMNRAFKHVNLQYDIINTEHRGHKVGDTVVGINFELRIKGPLYNKLNYMENIDIDLSLRNDVILPPDIKYLVPTYPDIPMFPVPVMNLNEIISEKVASIIERNKMRDIYDLYFLIKFHNLQPDRKLINKKFDMRGNKFNSTDFLNTIENALNSAKWKSELSFLISSLPDSNEVAKIINGAFHNI; from the coding sequence ATGATTGATGAAAAAACTTTAATGCAGTACTCATATAGATTCCAGGATATAAGGCAGCTTGAAAAGGATTATTTGCTAACACTTTTATTATATGAAATATACAATGAATTCAATGATGAATTAATATTCAAGGGAGGTACTTCCCTTAAATACTTTTATAATTTAAACCGGTTTTCGGAAGACCTTGACTTTTCATATTTATCCAAAAAGCATTCTTTAAAATCAATTTATGCTAAAATGAACAGAGCATTTAAGCATGTAAATTTGCAATATGATATAATAAACACAGAACATAGAGGGCATAAAGTAGGAGATACTGTTGTTGGGATAAATTTTGAGCTTAGAATAAAGGGGCCGTTATATAATAAATTAAATTATATGGAAAACATAGATATAGACTTAAGCTTGAGAAATGACGTCATATTACCTCCGGATATAAAGTATCTGGTACCAACCTATCCTGATATTCCAATGTTTCCTGTACCTGTAATGAATTTAAACGAGATTATTTCTGAAAAGGTAGCCTCAATCATTGAACGTAATAAGATGCGTGATATATATGATTTATATTTTCTTATTAAATTCCATAATTTACAACCCGACCGAAAATTAATAAATAAAAAATTTGACATGAGAGGAAACAAATTTAACAGCACAGATTTTTTGAATACTATAGAAAATGCCTTAAATTCAGCAAAATGGAAATCAGAACTCTCTTTCTTAATTAGTTCTCTTCCTGACAGTAACGAGGTTGCAAAAATTATAAATGGTGCCTTCCACAATATCTAA